One part of the Neisseria zalophi genome encodes these proteins:
- a CDS encoding isochorismatase family protein has protein sequence MTIIAIDLQPQCRFSCFAANDQQCVHQPESIVPELNRQARLAHKRVLVENVSNPKDTLCASLCGGVDNLLPNSFTFSRETHFTIQAEACRGKHLLKGLPSGADYDHAIEVDGEETGSACFHDTKEKHSTGLIEWLHTQQADTIILGGLATEYAVLETALHLDWYNDNWHIIVNLSACRGYTPEATLKTVSLLRQAGITVVFDTEDLPAAIAAGSTRLMSQAS, from the coding sequence ATGACCATTATTGCTATTGACCTTCAGCCGCAATGCCGTTTTTCCTGTTTTGCTGCGAACGATCAACAATGCGTTCATCAACCGGAAAGTATTGTTCCGGAGTTGAACCGTCAGGCACGTTTGGCTCACAAGCGAGTATTAGTTGAAAATGTTTCTAATCCTAAAGATACATTATGTGCAAGCTTATGCGGTGGTGTAGATAACCTACTGCCTAACAGCTTTACATTTAGCCGTGAAACCCATTTTACCATCCAAGCAGAAGCTTGCCGTGGTAAACATCTATTAAAAGGCCTCCCCTCCGGAGCAGATTATGATCATGCGATCGAGGTAGATGGGGAAGAAACAGGCAGCGCTTGTTTTCATGATACCAAAGAAAAGCACAGCACCGGTTTAATTGAATGGTTGCATACCCAACAAGCCGATACCATTATTCTTGGCGGTTTGGCTACCGAATATGCCGTATTGGAAACAGCTTTACATTTAGATTGGTATAACGATAATTGGCATATTATTGTCAATCTTTCAGCCTGCCGTGGTTATACGCCCGAGGCAACATTAAAAACAGTTTCTTTATTACGGCAAGCCGGTATTACCGTAGTTTTTGATACTGAAGATTTACCTGCCGCTATTGCTGCTGGTAGCACACGTTTAATGTCACAAGCCTCTTAA
- a CDS encoding YraN family protein: MRLNHRQGVAGEDAAWSFLKAQGCVLIARNWHCPFGEIDLIVKNSNMTVFVEVKYRNNRRFGGAAYSITPAKLMKLQKSAEHYLQKHGLSHAPCRLDAIFIEGNEAPKWVQNITG; the protein is encoded by the coding sequence ATGCGTTTGAATCATCGACAAGGTGTAGCGGGGGAAGATGCTGCATGGTCATTTTTAAAAGCACAGGGTTGTGTATTGATTGCGCGCAATTGGCACTGTCCGTTTGGCGAAATTGACTTAATAGTTAAAAACAGTAATATGACGGTGTTTGTTGAAGTAAAATACCGGAACAATCGTCGTTTTGGCGGAGCTGCATACAGCATTACGCCGGCTAAGCTGATGAAGCTTCAGAAAAGCGCGGAACATTATCTACAGAAGCATGGTCTGAGTCACGCACCATGCCGCTTGGATGCTATATTCATCGAAGGAAACGAAGCACCTAAGTGGGTGCAAAATATTACAGGTTAA
- the map gene encoding type I methionyl aminopeptidase, with protein MAVVIKTPEEIEKMRELGRLAAEALDYIGQFVKPGVTTNELDKLIYDYHTEVQGGYPAPLNYGNPPYPKSCCTSVNNVICHGIPNDKPLKNGDIINIDVTIKKDGFHGDSSRMFAVGQISPQAKRLIDVTHASMMAGIEAVKPGATLGDVGYACQQVAENAGYSVVQEFCGHGIGRVFHEDPQVLHYGKKGQGLVLKPGMIFTIEPMINQGKRHLRILADGWTVVTKDRSLSAQWEHEVLVTETGYEILTISPQTGKP; from the coding sequence ATGGCTGTTGTGATTAAAACACCTGAAGAAATTGAAAAAATGCGTGAGTTAGGCAGATTGGCTGCTGAAGCACTCGACTATATCGGACAATTTGTGAAGCCCGGTGTGACAACAAACGAACTGGATAAGTTGATTTATGACTATCATACAGAAGTTCAGGGCGGTTATCCGGCTCCGTTGAATTATGGTAATCCACCTTATCCGAAATCGTGCTGTACATCGGTCAATAATGTTATCTGCCACGGGATTCCAAATGATAAACCATTGAAAAACGGCGATATTATTAATATTGATGTCACCATCAAAAAAGATGGCTTTCATGGCGATTCCAGCCGTATGTTTGCCGTAGGGCAAATCAGCCCGCAGGCCAAGCGCCTGATCGATGTTACTCATGCCAGTATGATGGCGGGTATTGAGGCAGTAAAACCCGGGGCGACATTGGGCGATGTCGGATATGCCTGTCAACAGGTTGCAGAAAATGCCGGCTATTCTGTGGTGCAAGAATTTTGCGGGCACGGTATAGGCAGGGTATTTCACGAAGACCCGCAGGTTTTACATTATGGTAAAAAAGGGCAGGGTTTGGTTTTGAAGCCCGGTATGATTTTTACAATTGAGCCGATGATTAACCAAGGTAAACGCCATTTGCGGATTTTGGCAGACGGATGGACGGTTGTAACCAAAGACCGCTCTTTATCAGCACAATGGGAGCATGAAGTTTTAGTGACCGAAACGGGCTATGAAATTCTGACAATCAGCCCTCAAACAGGTAAACCTTGA
- a CDS encoding helix-turn-helix domain-containing protein: MKSFEKIENIRDIRKKLGLNQMDFWSRIGVTQSGGSRYESGRNMPKPVRELLRLVHIEKIDLAKVNRDDLAIASLLKSRQPDLYASLKKEAKAESKNK, from the coding sequence ATGAAGTCGTTCGAGAAAATTGAAAATATCCGCGATATCCGTAAAAAACTCGGCTTAAACCAGATGGACTTTTGGAGTCGTATAGGTGTTACCCAATCAGGCGGTTCCCGCTATGAGTCAGGCCGAAATATGCCGAAACCCGTGCGCGAGCTACTTCGTTTGGTACACATCGAAAAAATTGATTTGGCCAAAGTAAATCGCGATGACCTCGCGATTGCTTCGTTGCTGAAAAGTCGCCAACCCGACTTATATGCTTCTTTGAAAAAGGAAGCCAAAGCCGAATCGAAAAATAAATGA
- a CDS encoding valine--tRNA ligase, protein MLNKYQPAEIEAKHYQNWETKGYFQPNMSSDKSFAIQLPPPNVTGTLHMGHAFNQTIMDGLTRYYRMKGYNTCWIPGADHAGIATQIVVERQLAEQGVSRHDLGREAFLEKVWEWKNISGGTITQQMRRIGCSADWSREYFTMDKVRAEVVTEVFVRLFEQGLIYRGKRLVNWDPVLGTAVSDLEVESVEEQGSMWHIRYPLTDGSGSLTVATTRPETLLGDVAVAVHPDDERYQGLIGKTVTLPLSGREIPIIADEYVEKDFGTGCVKITPAHDFNDYEVGKRHDTVLINVLDLEAKILADAEVFNFKGEEQQGFALPEYYAGLDRFAARKQMVADLEAQGLLVEVKPHTLMTPKGDRTGSVIEPMLTSQWFVAMSAQPNGGEPESEFKGMSLAQKAKYAVDSGQVKFIPENWVNTYNQWMNNIQDWCISRQLWWGHQIPAWYDAEGKVYVARNQAEAEKLAGTEGLTRDEDVLDTWFSSALVPFSTLGWPSETPDLKAFLPSSVLVTGYEIIFFWVARMIMMTTHFTGKVPFKDVYIHGMVRDHEGKKMSKSEGNVIDPVDLIDGIDLESLLVKRTTGLRRPEKAPQVKKATEKLFPEGIPIFGTDALRFTMASYASLGRSINFDFKRAEGYRNFCNKLWNATNFVLMNTEEQDCGQDETQPLAYTFVDQWIIGRLQQVEAAVAEAFDTYRFDLAAQTLYEFVWNEYCDWYIELAKVQLQTGCPTTQRTTRRTLVRVLEVILRIMHPIMPFITEELWQTVAPLANAKHTESIMMADWPQADNEKIVPAAFEKMAALQDLIGAVRNLRGEMGLAPSVKAPLFVEGGNSVEDLLKYLPMMARLTEAKLVDKLPESEDAPVAVCQNARLMLKVEVDKAAETARLNKEAEKLQKNIDKLTAKLSKPGYTEKAPAHLVEKDQAELADLQDKMAKVQTQLAKFKD, encoded by the coding sequence ATGTTAAATAAATACCAACCTGCCGAAATTGAAGCCAAACATTATCAAAATTGGGAAACAAAAGGCTATTTCCAGCCTAATATGTCTTCAGATAAATCATTTGCTATCCAACTACCGCCACCTAATGTAACCGGTACGCTGCACATGGGACATGCTTTTAACCAAACGATTATGGACGGACTTACCCGCTATTATCGTATGAAAGGCTACAATACCTGTTGGATTCCCGGTGCCGACCATGCCGGTATTGCGACTCAAATTGTCGTTGAGCGCCAACTCGCCGAACAAGGTGTTTCCCGGCATGATTTAGGGCGGGAAGCTTTTTTAGAAAAAGTATGGGAGTGGAAAAATATATCCGGCGGCACCATCACTCAACAAATGCGCCGCATAGGTTGTTCGGCAGACTGGTCGCGCGAATACTTTACAATGGATAAGGTTCGCGCCGAAGTGGTAACGGAAGTATTCGTCCGTTTGTTCGAACAGGGTTTGATTTATCGCGGTAAGCGTTTGGTTAACTGGGATCCGGTATTGGGCACGGCGGTTTCCGATTTGGAAGTGGAAAGCGTTGAAGAACAAGGTTCTATGTGGCATATCCGCTATCCGTTAACCGACGGATCAGGTAGCCTGACGGTTGCGACAACCCGCCCTGAAACCCTGTTGGGCGATGTGGCTGTTGCCGTGCATCCGGATGATGAACGCTATCAAGGGCTGATTGGTAAAACTGTGACATTGCCTCTTTCAGGGCGTGAAATTCCGATTATTGCCGATGAGTATGTTGAAAAAGATTTTGGTACGGGTTGCGTGAAAATTACGCCGGCACATGATTTTAACGACTATGAAGTGGGCAAGCGCCACGATACCGTTTTAATCAATGTCTTGGATTTAGAAGCCAAAATTTTGGCCGATGCCGAAGTGTTTAATTTTAAAGGTGAAGAGCAGCAGGGCTTTGCATTGCCTGAATACTATGCGGGATTAGATCGTTTTGCCGCCCGTAAACAAATGGTAGCCGATTTGGAAGCACAAGGCTTGTTGGTGGAAGTAAAACCGCATACCTTGATGACTCCGAAGGGCGACCGTACCGGCAGCGTTATCGAACCGATGTTGACCAGCCAATGGTTTGTGGCTATGAGTGCACAGCCGAATGGAGGCGAACCGGAAAGCGAATTTAAAGGCATGAGCTTGGCACAAAAGGCCAAGTATGCTGTTGATTCCGGCCAAGTGAAATTCATTCCCGAAAACTGGGTGAACACCTATAACCAATGGATGAACAATATCCAAGACTGGTGTATTTCCCGCCAACTGTGGTGGGGGCATCAAATCCCGGCTTGGTATGATGCAGAGGGCAAAGTTTATGTGGCACGCAATCAGGCCGAAGCGGAAAAATTGGCAGGAACTGAAGGCTTAACCCGTGATGAAGATGTATTGGATACATGGTTCTCATCCGCATTGGTACCGTTTTCTACATTAGGATGGCCGTCTGAAACCCCTGATTTGAAAGCATTCCTACCTTCTTCGGTATTGGTTACCGGTTATGAAATTATCTTCTTCTGGGTGGCACGTATGATTATGATGACGACCCATTTCACCGGCAAAGTGCCCTTTAAAGACGTTTATATTCACGGCATGGTACGCGACCATGAAGGCAAGAAGATGTCTAAATCAGAGGGCAATGTTATTGATCCTGTCGATTTAATCGATGGCATTGATCTGGAAAGCTTGTTGGTAAAACGTACCACCGGCTTGCGTCGCCCGGAAAAAGCGCCGCAAGTGAAAAAAGCAACGGAAAAGCTTTTTCCCGAAGGGATTCCTATATTCGGCACTGATGCATTGCGTTTCACTATGGCCAGCTATGCCAGCTTGGGACGCAGCATTAATTTCGACTTCAAACGTGCCGAAGGTTACCGCAATTTCTGCAATAAATTGTGGAATGCGACCAATTTCGTGTTGATGAATACCGAAGAGCAAGATTGCGGGCAAGATGAAACCCAGCCTTTGGCTTATACTTTTGTCGACCAATGGATTATCGGCCGTTTACAACAGGTGGAAGCAGCCGTGGCAGAGGCGTTTGATACCTACCGCTTTGATTTGGCAGCACAAACATTATATGAATTTGTGTGGAACGAATATTGCGACTGGTATATTGAATTGGCGAAAGTCCAATTGCAAACCGGTTGTCCGACAACGCAACGTACGACCCGCCGTACCTTAGTGCGTGTATTAGAAGTTATCTTGCGGATTATGCATCCGATTATGCCGTTTATTACTGAAGAGTTATGGCAAACCGTTGCCCCGCTGGCCAACGCCAAACACACGGAAAGTATTATGATGGCCGATTGGCCGCAAGCCGATAATGAGAAAATCGTTCCGGCTGCTTTTGAAAAAATGGCAGCTTTACAAGATTTAATCGGTGCCGTACGTAATTTACGCGGTGAAATGGGGTTAGCGCCCAGTGTGAAAGCACCATTATTCGTGGAAGGCGGCAATAGTGTGGAAGATTTATTGAAATATCTACCTATGATGGCGCGTCTGACCGAAGCCAAGCTGGTGGATAAGCTGCCTGAAAGTGAAGATGCGCCGGTAGCTGTGTGTCAAAATGCCCGCCTGATGTTGAAAGTGGAAGTCGATAAAGCGGCAGAAACTGCCCGTTTGAATAAGGAAGCGGAAAAGCTGCAAAAAAATATTGATAAGTTAACGGCAAAACTGAGTAAGCCCGGATATACCGAAAAGGCTCCGGCTCATTTAGTTGAAAAAGACCAAGCAGAGTTGGCTGATCTGCAGGATAAAATGGCTAAAGTACAAACTCAGTTGGCTAAGTTTAAAGATTAA
- a CDS encoding c-type cytochrome, whose product MNSLSNHKASGSALTTLLGGIVILIAVLFFLVKLAGSNYYSTVEETTQSATETRIMPAGNITMGDGTPIGQRTGEQIFSKVCIQCHAADSSVPDAPKVTHNNEWAPRIAKGLDALFNNALNGFNAMPAKGGQADLTDDELKRAIAHMANQSGGSLVAPEVNADASGAEDTAVASPVTEADGQKVFESICMACHAADSAIPLSPKITHNDEWAPRIKQGKEVLFKHAIEGFNGPDGGVMPAKGGNLGLSDDEVKAAVTYMVNQSGGSI is encoded by the coding sequence ATGAATTCATTGAGCAACCATAAAGCCAGCGGCTCTGCACTTACCACCCTGTTGGGCGGTATCGTTATTTTGATTGCAGTATTGTTTTTTCTGGTGAAATTGGCAGGCAGTAATTATTACAGCACTGTAGAGGAAACTACCCAATCTGCAACTGAAACCCGCATTATGCCGGCCGGTAATATTACAATGGGGGATGGTACGCCTATCGGCCAGCGTACAGGGGAACAGATTTTCAGCAAGGTATGTATTCAGTGTCATGCGGCAGACAGCAGCGTTCCGGATGCACCTAAAGTTACCCACAACAATGAATGGGCGCCACGTATTGCCAAAGGTCTTGATGCATTATTTAATAATGCGTTGAATGGTTTTAATGCGATGCCGGCCAAAGGCGGACAAGCTGATTTAACTGATGATGAATTGAAGCGTGCGATTGCTCATATGGCAAACCAATCAGGTGGTAGTTTGGTAGCACCTGAAGTGAACGCTGATGCGTCTGGTGCGGAAGATACTGCTGTTGCTAGTCCGGTAACAGAGGCAGACGGGCAAAAAGTTTTTGAAAGTATCTGTATGGCTTGTCACGCTGCAGATTCCGCTATTCCACTTTCACCAAAAATTACTCATAATGATGAGTGGGCACCACGTATTAAACAAGGTAAAGAAGTCTTATTTAAGCATGCTATTGAAGGCTTTAATGGTCCTGATGGCGGTGTAATGCCGGCTAAAGGTGGTAACTTAGGCTTGAGTGATGATGAAGTAAAAGCTGCAGTTACTTATATGGTAAATCAATCAGGTGGTAGTATCTAA
- a CDS encoding BON domain-containing protein, whose protein sequence is MNIKLYIRPLAVATVTSILLSGCVGAVLGGAAVGGASAIDRRTTGTQADDNLMEVRIKNTAMTYLRQNATTTNGFEPTLSVVSYNRHILLLGQVATEGEKAFVEQVARSESAAQEVYNYITVTSQPRTFGNVSADTWNTSKVRTTLLGIQGVIPSRVKIVTYDGTTYVMGILTPAEQAAVTEKVSTTSGVQRVVTLYQTYTPRQP, encoded by the coding sequence ATGAATATCAAACTTTATATTCGTCCGCTGGCTGTTGCTACGGTAACTTCTATTTTATTAAGCGGTTGTGTCGGTGCTGTTTTGGGCGGTGCCGCAGTTGGTGGTGCATCTGCCATCGACCGTCGTACCACCGGTACACAGGCAGACGATAATCTGATGGAAGTCCGTATTAAAAATACGGCAATGACTTATTTGCGCCAAAATGCGACAACAACAAATGGGTTTGAGCCGACTTTATCTGTGGTTAGCTATAACCGTCATATTTTGTTATTGGGGCAGGTGGCAACTGAAGGCGAAAAAGCCTTTGTCGAGCAGGTAGCACGTTCCGAATCGGCAGCTCAAGAGGTTTATAACTACATTACCGTTACTTCACAACCGCGCACATTCGGTAATGTAAGTGCTGACACTTGGAATACTTCAAAAGTACGGACGACCTTGCTCGGTATTCAAGGTGTCATTCCCAGCAGAGTTAAAATAGTCACTTATGATGGTACGACTTATGTGATGGGTATTCTCACACCTGCCGAACAAGCTGCGGTAACTGAAAAAGTCAGCACAACGTCGGGCGTTCAAAGAGTGGTGACACTTTACCAAACTTACACGCCCCGGCAACCATAA
- a CDS encoding efflux transporter outer membrane subunit: MKFDAIVRSWAVAGLVFVTACAPFGKQTPLEYPTAYLLPEGHSTQEIQGAWWTSLKDTKLNTLIAQALQNAPNLRIIKARFEQAQAQLGVVQATGKTQVGLSVQGLGTYVTPKPSVPQFDTNHLLLLANTAVEGSWSFDFWGKNQARIQSALGRRRAIAYEAIQARLEVAHAVAVQYFVWQALEARSQLVEQRIELVGENEKLLGRRVNANILAPSALYQTESAKQLLEMEKLELSRQIQQVRHSLAAAIGRSPNELDNWKPSAQKDAPVLAVNKIRADLLARRPDIAAQKALLQAREQDIREAKAEFYPNIELRALAGLSHIDAFDIVRGKNGGALTVLPAIHLPLFTSGALQSNLAARNSQFNEQVAIYDQTVLNAMRSAADAVSAYQSLHKQVDLQQRMVGTAKKSEAASARRMRAGLENGIDSLRKQDETLQRQILLVQGRADLLAAWSNLHVQLGGGFNTQTKIK, from the coding sequence ATGAAATTTGATGCTATCGTACGCAGTTGGGCAGTGGCAGGTTTAGTATTTGTTACTGCGTGTGCGCCGTTTGGCAAACAGACGCCGTTGGAGTATCCAACGGCGTATTTGCTGCCTGAAGGTCATTCAACACAGGAAATTCAGGGTGCTTGGTGGACAAGTTTAAAAGATACCAAGCTCAATACACTGATTGCTCAGGCATTACAAAATGCCCCAAATTTGAGAATAATCAAAGCCCGATTTGAACAGGCGCAAGCGCAATTGGGTGTGGTTCAAGCTACAGGGAAAACACAGGTCGGTTTGTCTGTGCAAGGTCTCGGTACATACGTTACCCCCAAACCATCTGTACCACAATTCGATACAAACCATCTTCTTTTGCTGGCCAATACGGCAGTGGAAGGAAGTTGGTCTTTCGATTTTTGGGGAAAGAATCAGGCGCGTATTCAATCTGCGTTAGGTCGTCGTCGGGCGATTGCTTATGAAGCTATTCAGGCACGTTTGGAAGTGGCTCATGCTGTTGCAGTTCAATATTTTGTTTGGCAGGCACTAGAGGCAAGGTCGCAATTAGTTGAACAACGGATCGAGCTTGTCGGAGAGAATGAAAAGCTACTTGGACGACGGGTTAATGCCAATATTTTGGCACCTTCCGCACTTTATCAGACGGAATCTGCCAAACAACTGTTAGAAATGGAGAAGTTAGAATTATCTCGCCAGATTCAACAGGTGCGCCATAGTCTGGCGGCTGCTATCGGCAGAAGCCCTAATGAACTGGATAACTGGAAACCTTCTGCTCAAAAAGATGCACCGGTATTGGCAGTGAATAAGATTCGTGCCGATTTATTGGCACGGCGGCCGGATATTGCCGCACAAAAAGCATTACTACAGGCTAGAGAGCAAGATATTCGTGAAGCCAAAGCCGAATTTTATCCAAATATCGAATTGAGGGCCTTGGCAGGGCTTAGTCATATTGATGCTTTTGATATTGTAAGAGGAAAGAACGGTGGTGCATTAACTGTGCTGCCGGCGATACACCTGCCTTTGTTTACATCGGGGGCTTTGCAATCGAACTTGGCTGCCCGTAACAGTCAATTTAACGAGCAGGTGGCTATTTATGATCAAACTGTTTTGAATGCCATGCGCTCTGCTGCAGACGCGGTGTCGGCATATCAAAGCTTGCACAAACAGGTGGATTTGCAACAACGCATGGTTGGTACGGCTAAAAAATCGGAAGCAGCATCTGCCCGTCGTATGCGTGCCGGTTTGGAAAATGGCATCGATTCTCTGCGAAAACAGGATGAAACTTTGCAACGTCAGATATTGCTTGTACAAGGTCGTGCCGATTTATTGGCAGCGTGGAGTAATCTGCATGTACAGCTTGGTGGTGGATTCAATACGCAAACGAAAATCAAATAA
- the rsmI gene encoding 16S rRNA (cytidine(1402)-2'-O)-methyltransferase, which produces MMQKHYQKALDSIATQTLYVVATPIGNLADITLHALAVLQRADMICAEDTRVTAQLLSAYGIQAKLVSVREHNEQNMAGKIIDALSDGLIVAQVSDAGTPAVCDPGAKLAERVKSAGFKVSPIVGASAVIGALSVAGITEPNFYFHGFLPAKPGERRKLLETWANSDYAIAMFETPHRIAATLADMTTLYPERKLMLAREISKTFETFLNGTVTEIQTILQNDTNQNRGEMVLILHPDPPEKHTNLPETAQHIMKILSEELPTKQAAGLAAKITGESKKALYDLALTWK; this is translated from the coding sequence ATGATGCAAAAACACTATCAAAAAGCACTCGACAGCATTGCAACGCAAACATTATACGTTGTCGCCACACCTATCGGCAATTTGGCCGATATTACACTGCATGCGTTGGCTGTACTACAACGTGCCGATATGATTTGTGCCGAAGATACCCGTGTTACCGCGCAATTGCTGAGCGCATATGGTATACAGGCAAAATTGGTTAGTGTCCGCGAGCACAACGAACAAAATATGGCGGGGAAAATTATTGATGCACTTTCAGACGGCCTGATTGTTGCCCAAGTTTCCGATGCCGGCACTCCCGCAGTTTGCGATCCCGGTGCCAAACTGGCCGAGCGGGTAAAATCGGCAGGCTTTAAAGTTAGTCCCATTGTCGGCGCTAGTGCCGTTATAGGTGCATTAAGCGTGGCCGGTATTACCGAACCGAATTTTTATTTTCACGGTTTTCTTCCAGCCAAGCCAGGGGAGCGCCGTAAACTACTCGAAACATGGGCCAATAGTGATTACGCAATTGCCATGTTTGAAACACCCCACCGCATTGCCGCCACATTGGCCGATATGACCACCCTTTATCCGGAACGGAAACTGATGTTGGCACGGGAAATTTCCAAAACATTTGAAACATTCTTAAATGGTACAGTCACCGAAATCCAAACCATATTACAAAATGATACTAATCAAAACCGCGGCGAGATGGTACTCATACTACATCCCGATCCGCCGGAAAAACATACCAATTTACCTGAAACGGCGCAACATATTATGAAAATCTTGTCGGAAGAGCTGCCTACCAAACAGGCTGCAGGATTAGCGGCAAAAATTACCGGGGAAAGCAAAAAAGCATTATATGATTTAGCCTTAACGTGGAAATAA
- a CDS encoding NAD-dependent succinate-semialdehyde dehydrogenase, producing the protein MKSIEQLLNHPNVQFTPFSDGLPVDNPATGDIIAYVKHSSTQEITHQIEQAQSAQREWASKTALERADILWEWYRLLKENKENLARIMTMEQGKSITESRGEIDYAAGFIRWYAEEARRIDGDILTSLKNTQKLMVIKQPVGVTAAITPWNFPASMITRKAAPALAAGCAMIVKPASQTPLSAYAQAVLAYEAGIPPELFAIVCGNAQEISNTFTQTPIIRKISFTGSTDVGIKIYGSSANQIKKISLELGGNAPCIVFDDADMDKAVQGVMQSKFRNGGQTCVCSNRVYVQAGIYDEFCRRITEETSRLKLGNGLDEDTQIGPLIDKKAIVKVEEHISDALNKGARCLTGGKRSSLGSTFFEPTVLSHMTSNMRIAREETFGPVCPLFRFETESEVITQANDTEYGLASYLFTEDTARQWRVSEALEYGMVGINTGLISNEVAPFGGIKMSGLGREGGKYGIEEYLELKYLCSDIG; encoded by the coding sequence ATGAAATCTATCGAACAATTATTAAACCATCCCAATGTGCAATTTACCCCTTTTTCAGACGGCCTACCGGTTGATAATCCGGCTACTGGCGATATTATTGCTTATGTCAAACACTCCTCAACCCAAGAGATAACACATCAAATCGAACAAGCCCAATCCGCCCAACGGGAATGGGCATCAAAAACAGCGCTTGAGCGTGCCGATATATTATGGGAATGGTATCGCCTCTTAAAGGAAAACAAAGAAAACCTTGCCCGAATTATGACCATGGAACAAGGCAAAAGCATCACCGAGTCACGTGGCGAAATTGATTATGCCGCCGGTTTTATCAGATGGTATGCAGAAGAAGCCCGCCGTATCGATGGCGATATCTTAACTAGCTTGAAAAATACCCAAAAACTGATGGTGATTAAGCAGCCTGTAGGTGTCACTGCGGCTATTACTCCTTGGAACTTCCCTGCTTCAATGATTACCCGTAAAGCCGCGCCTGCACTGGCTGCCGGATGCGCCATGATTGTCAAACCGGCATCCCAAACCCCATTAAGCGCTTATGCACAAGCAGTATTGGCTTATGAAGCAGGTATTCCGCCTGAATTATTTGCTATCGTCTGTGGCAATGCACAAGAAATCAGCAACACCTTTACCCAAACTCCGATTATCCGGAAAATCAGCTTTACCGGCTCAACAGATGTCGGTATAAAAATTTATGGCAGCAGCGCTAATCAGATTAAAAAAATCAGTTTGGAGTTAGGTGGGAATGCACCCTGTATTGTGTTTGACGATGCCGATATGGATAAAGCCGTTCAAGGTGTGATGCAAAGTAAATTCCGTAATGGCGGCCAAACCTGTGTATGCAGCAACCGTGTTTATGTTCAGGCCGGAATATATGATGAATTCTGCCGCCGTATTACCGAAGAAACAAGCCGTCTGAAATTGGGTAACGGCTTAGATGAAGATACGCAAATCGGCCCATTGATCGATAAAAAAGCTATTGTTAAAGTAGAAGAACATATTAGCGATGCACTCAATAAAGGAGCGCGCTGTCTAACCGGAGGTAAAAGGAGTTCGTTAGGCAGTACTTTCTTCGAGCCTACTGTTTTAAGCCATATGACTTCTAATATGCGGATAGCTCGTGAGGAGACATTCGGTCCGGTATGCCCACTATTTCGCTTTGAAACCGAAAGCGAAGTTATTACCCAAGCCAATGATACCGAATACGGCTTGGCTTCTTATCTGTTTACTGAGGATACAGCACGCCAATGGCGCGTATCCGAAGCTTTGGAATATGGAATGGTCGGTATTAATACGGGGTTAATCAGTAATGAAGTTGCACCATTTGGTGGTATTAAAATGAGTGGACTCGGACGTGAAGGTGGTAAATACGGTATAGAGGAATATTTGGAATTAAAATATTTATGTTCGGATATTGGCTAA
- a CDS encoding phosphoheptose isomerase gives MTALEERVAAHFAQSIEAKQQAVDVLKEPTAQAAELMLQCLMADGKILACGNGGSAADAQHFAAEMTGRFEKERMELAAVALTTDTSALTAIGNDYGFDHVFSKQVRALGRAGDVLIGISTSGNSANVIEAIKAAHERDMNVIALTGRDGGKIAAMLKDSDILLNVPNQRTARIQEIHILLIHALCDCIDTMLFEGM, from the coding sequence ATGACTGCTTTAGAAGAGCGCGTTGCTGCCCATTTCGCCCAAAGTATCGAGGCTAAACAACAGGCTGTTGATGTTTTAAAAGAACCGACTGCTCAGGCTGCCGAGCTGATGTTGCAGTGTTTGATGGCGGATGGGAAAATCTTAGCTTGCGGCAACGGTGGTTCGGCTGCCGATGCACAGCATTTTGCGGCGGAAATGACCGGGCGTTTTGAAAAAGAAAGAATGGAGTTGGCTGCTGTTGCCCTCACCACGGATACTTCCGCATTAACCGCCATTGGTAACGACTATGGATTCGACCATGTGTTTAGTAAGCAGGTTCGCGCTTTGGGTCGTGCAGGAGATGTTTTAATCGGTATTTCTACATCGGGAAATTCTGCCAATGTAATAGAAGCTATCAAAGCGGCACATGAGCGTGATATGAATGTGATTGCGCTTACCGGCAGAGATGGTGGAAAAATTGCTGCTATGTTGAAAGACAGCGATATTTTGTTAAATGTACCCAATCAGCGCACAGCACGTATTCAAGAAATCCATATTCTTTTGATACATGCATTATGTGATTGTATTGATACTATGTTGTTTGAAGGTATGTGA